GGTGATGCCGCGCGGCTTCTGGTTCCCGGACCCCACGATCCGCATCTGGACCGCGCAGCCGCTGCGCGAGGGCAGCCGCTCCGGCAACTACGCCCTCGTGGGCCGCGCCGCGCCGGGGATGAGCCCGGAGCACATGGAGCCGCAGCTGGCCGCGATCACCCGGTTCCTGGGCGAGAACTTCCAATACCCGGCGCAGTGGGACAAGACGAAGAACGCCGCGCTCACGCCCGTGCGGAGCTACCTCCTCGGCAGCCTGACCCCCGTGCTGACGGCGACGCTCGCTGCGATGGCCGTGCTGCTGCTGATGGCGTGCGCGAACGTGGCGGCGCTGATGCTGGGCCAGGTGGACCGGCGCACGACGGAATTCGCGGTACGCACGGCGCTGGGGGCCGAGCGGCGGCGGCTCACGCAGCAGCTCGTGGCGGAGGCGGTGCTGGTGGGCCTGCTCGCCGGCGCGGCCGGCGCGGTGCTGGCGGCCGCGGGCTTCCGCCTGCTCGTGGGCGCGCTGCCGCTGGGCGCATGGGCGGAGCGGGCCACGCTGAGCTGGACGCTGTTCGGGACGGCGATGGCGGTGGCGGTCGTCGCGGCGGTCGCGGTGTCGCTGGTGCCCGCGTTCGCGCTGTGGCGGGGCGAGCTGCGCGGGGCGCTGGCGCGTTCGCGCACGTCCGGCATCGCCGGGCGGGGGATGCGGATGGAGAGCGCTCTGGTGGTGGGCGAGGCCGCGCTGGCGGTGCTGATGGCGGCGGGCGCGGCGCTGCTCATCCGCAGCGTGGTCAAGCTGTACGCCATCGACCCCGGCTTCGAGCCGGCGGGCGTGGCTGTCGCGAACGTCACCTTCCCCGCGCAGATGCAGGACGCGCAGCGCATCCGGGTGCTGGGCGAGCTGGCGCGGCAGGCGGTGGCGCTGCCGGGCGCGCAGGCCGCCTCGGTGTCCCAGAAGCTGCCGCTGACGGGCGGCGGCAACAGCTTCGACATCGGCATCCCCGGCCATCCCGAGCTGGACGGGACCACGACCTTCTTCCGCGTCGTCTCGCGCGACTACGTGCAGACGCTGGGCATGCGGGTGCGGCAAGGCCGCGGCTTCGTGAGCACTGACCGCGCGGACAGCACGGGCGCCATCGTCATCACCCAGTCTCTCGCGGCCAAGTACTTCGCCGGGAGGGACCCCATCGGCCAGCGCATCACCGGCGGGTTCGGGGGCGGAACGGTGGTGGGCGTGGTCGACGACGTGGCCGAGGCCAAGCTCACCGACGAGCCCGCGCCCGCGCAGTACCTGCTCTACGACGGCTCGCCTTACACGGCCGACAACCAGTCGCTGCTCGTGAGGATGAAGCCCGGCGGCGACCCCGAGGCGCTGCTGCCCGCGCTGCGGCGGCTGGTGGAGCGCGCCGCGCCCGGCGTGGCCGTGCAGGAGCTGACGACGATGGACCGGCTGTTCACCAAGGCGGTGGGCCCCGCCCGGCAGATGATGGGGCTGCTGTCGATCATCGCCGTGCTGGCGCTGGTGCTGGGCGCCATCGGCATCTACGGCACCATCTCGCACTTCGTGGACGGGCGGCGGCGAGAGTTCAGCATCCGCATCGCACTGGGGCTGGCGCCGCGGCGGGTGGTCTGGCAGGTGGTGCGGCGGGGCGCCGGGCCGGTGCTGGGCGGGCTCGTTCTCGGAGCGGCCGGCCTGCTCGTGCTGGCGCGCGTGCTGGCCTCGTTCCTGTACCACGTGGGCACGGCGGATCCCGTGTCGCTGGCCGGGGCGGGCGCGGCGCTGCTGGCGGTCGGCCTCGTGGCCGCGTGGGTGCC
This portion of the Longimicrobiaceae bacterium genome encodes:
- a CDS encoding FtsX-like permease family protein, which produces VMPRGFWFPDPTIRIWTAQPLREGSRSGNYALVGRAAPGMSPEHMEPQLAAITRFLGENFQYPAQWDKTKNAALTPVRSYLLGSLTPVLTATLAAMAVLLLMACANVAALMLGQVDRRTTEFAVRTALGAERRRLTQQLVAEAVLVGLLAGAAGAVLAAAGFRLLVGALPLGAWAERATLSWTLFGTAMAVAVVAAVAVSLVPAFALWRGELRGALARSRTSGIAGRGMRMESALVVGEAALAVLMAAGAALLIRSVVKLYAIDPGFEPAGVAVANVTFPAQMQDAQRIRVLGELARQAVALPGAQAASVSQKLPLTGGGNSFDIGIPGHPELDGTTTFFRVVSRDYVQTLGMRVRQGRGFVSTDRADSTGAIVITQSLAAKYFAGRDPIGQRITGGFGGGTVVGVVDDVAEAKLTDEPAPAQYLLYDGSPYTADNQSLLVRMKPGGDPEALLPALRRLVERAAPGVAVQELTTMDRLFTKAVGPARQMMGLLSIIAVLALVLGAIGIYGTISHFVDGRRREFSIRIALGLAPRRVVWQVVRRGAGPVLGGLVLGAAGLLVLARVLASFLYHVGTADPVSLAGAGAALLAVGLVAAWVPAYRASRSDPALALREQ